A window of the Hordeum vulgare subsp. vulgare chromosome 5H, MorexV3_pseudomolecules_assembly, whole genome shotgun sequence genome harbors these coding sequences:
- the LOC123452235 gene encoding pentatricopeptide repeat-containing protein At5g19020, mitochondrial produces MPSGGAPLAVFLVSSLKSGARLRHGEQLHALAAKSGLLASNTFVRNSFLAFYARLPSPQAPALARHLFDEIPLALRDPAAHNTLLASLARAGRLDLAQGMLAEMPQRDTVSYTTVLTALARAGHAEDAVAVFRGMLAQDVPPNEVTLAGVLTALALERPPVPVGVAHGVTVRRGLNGFLIVATNLVHAYAAASQVCFAREIFEQMPHKNTVTWNAMLNGYLKAGMLPMAAEVFGRIPERDAVSWLTIIDGYIRADCTSEALRAYVAMMAEVDTRGNAALLVDLIKVCARHAAVLEGQQLHTVILKDGFDAHSFVQATLIHFYGSCDLLDIARMQFKLSDKSHIASWNALMSGLLHRNLMHEARQLFDDMPERDTISWSTLLSGYVQSGHSNKALQLFYLMLDAGVEPNDVTLASTLSAVADSGMLEQGRFIHDYIISNSIQLTDNLSAGLIDMYAKCGSVADAIQLFSHVKHKLSSVSPWNAIICSLAIHGHAHTSLELFLELQRTNIKPNSVTYIGVLNACCHAGLVTEGRHHFESMSREYGIQPTIKHYGCMVDLLGRAGHLEEAENLIQMMPMRSDVVIWGSILAAARTHGNVALGEKAAEELAKIDPNHGASKVALSNIFAEAARWNNVSLVRKELQDEDENMGRFSGSSGVVQ; encoded by the coding sequence ATGCCCAGCGGCGGCGCCCCTCTTGCCGTCTTCCTCGTCTCGTCCCTCAAGTCCGGCGCGCGCCTCCGCCACGGCGAGCAGCTCCACGCGCTCGCCGCCAAGTCGGGCCTCCTCGCCTCCAACACATTCGTCCGCAACTCCTTCCTCGCCTTCTACGCCCGGCTGCCCTCCCCCCAGGCGCCAGCGCTCGCCCGCCACCTGTTCGACGAAATACCCCTGGCCCTCCGCGACCCCGCCGCCCACAACACCCTCCTCGCCTCCCTCGCCCGCGCAGGCCGGCTCGACCTCGCGCAAGGCATGCTCGCGGAGATGCCCCAGAGGGACACCGTCTCGTACACCACCGTCTTGACCGCCCTCGCGCGCGCCGGCCATGCGGAGGACGCCGTGGCGGTCTTCCGCGGCATGCTCGCTCAGGACGTCCCTCCCAACGAGGTGACTCTTGCGGGCGTGCTCACGGCATTGGCCCTGGAGAGGCCGCCGGTGCCGGTGGGTGTGGCGCATGGAGTCACCGTGCGACGTGGTCTCAACGGGTTTCTCATTGTGGCCACCAACTTGGTCCATGCTTATGCGGCAGCGTCACAGGTTTGTTTCGCCCGTGAGATCTTTGAGCAAATGCCACATAAGAACACAGTCACTTGGAACGCCATGCTTAATGGCTATCTGAAGGCAGGGATGCTTCCTATGGCTGCTGAGGTATTTGGGAGGATCCCGGAAAGGGATGCAGTCTCTTGGTTGACGATAATAGATGGGTATATCCGTGCAGATTGTACATCAGAAGCCCTGAGGGCATATGTTGCGATGATGGCTGAGGTGGACACGAGGGGCAATGCGGCGCTGCTTGTTGATTTGATAAAGGTGTGTGCTCGACATGCTGCGGTTTTAGAAGGGCAGCAACTGCACACAGTCATTCTGAAGGATGGTTTTGATGCCCATTCGTTTGTACAAGCGACCCTTATCCATTTCTATGGCTCTTGTGATCTTCTTGACATTGCCCGGATGCAATTCAAATTATCAGACAAGTCACACATTGCGTCTTGGAATGCTCTCATGTCTGGTCTACTACACAGGAACCTAATGCATGAAGCAAGGCAACTGTTTGATGACATGCCTGAGAGGGACACCATTTCATGGAGTACTTTGTTATCTGGGTATGTACAGAGTGGACATTCAAACAAGGCTTTGCAGTTATTCTACTTGATGCTGGATGCTGGTGTTGAACCGAACGACGTCACTTTGGCAAGTACTCTATCCGCAGTTGCTGATTCTGGCATGTTGGAGCAAGGCAGATTTATTCATGACTATATAATCAGCAATTCAATCCAACTTACAGACAACCTAAGTGCTGGACTGATTGATATGTATGCAAAGTGTGGTAGTGTCGCTGATGCAATTCAATTATTCAGTCATGTTAAGCATAAGTTATCTTCTGTGTCtccttggaatgctatcatctgcAGTTTAGCCATCCATGGCCATGCACACACGTCGCTTGAACTGTTCTTAGAACTACAAAGAACCAATATTAAGCCCAACTCAGTCACATACATTGGTGTCTTAAATGCATGCTGTCATGCTGGGCTGGTAACCGAAGGGAGGCACCATTTTGAGTCCATGAGTAGAGAATATGGAATCCAACCAACAATTAAACACTATGGTTGCATGGTTGATCTTCTTGGTCGAGCTGGACACTTGGAAGAGGCAGAAAATCTTATCCAGATGATGCCTATGAGATCAGATGTGGTGATATGGGGCAGCATCCTTGCAGCcgcgaggacacatggaaatgtAGCCTTAGGAGAAAAGGCTGCGGAAGAATTGGCCAAGATTGATCCAAACCATGGAGCATCCAAAGTGGCCTTGTCTAATATCTTTGCTGAGGCTGCTCGTTGGAATAATGTGTCCTTAGTGAGGAAGGAACTCCAGGACGAGGACGAAAATATGGGGAGGTTTTCTGGAAGCAGTGGAGTTGTTCAGTAA